A genomic segment from Luteolibacter ambystomatis encodes:
- a CDS encoding TIGR02678 family protein — MDDKLGELALAERQHATRCLLQHPMLSAGGAFAEQFGLVRKHAESLREWFAHHANWELQVTSDLARLRKTPPDSSDGTRPARDSRTDAPFTRSRYVLLCLALATLERSERQITLGRLAEEIQGFFKADPELEQAGMIFDLQSVDQRRNLVQIIRFLLEHGALRRIQGEEDAFLKNERSDALYNINRSVLSGMLAVRRGPSMIQNIAFRERLAAIVEEPLPETDDGRNRRLRVRLMRRLLDDPILYYEDLEPDERVYLDSQRVFILRHIHAATGMASEVRKEGIALLDQRGDMTDLGLPEEGTDGHLALLVAEFLANMLRRDESALCGVAVLREHVAQLIEVHRKHWRKDVTEPGADRLLMESTIDRLVALRLVRRTSEAIKPLPAIARFALGNLSKPETAEEESSPQ; from the coding sequence TTGGACGACAAGCTTGGCGAACTTGCTCTTGCCGAGCGTCAACACGCGACTCGTTGTTTGCTCCAGCATCCGATGCTCTCCGCGGGCGGCGCGTTTGCCGAGCAATTTGGCTTGGTCCGCAAGCATGCAGAATCATTACGCGAATGGTTCGCACACCATGCCAATTGGGAACTCCAGGTAACAAGCGACCTCGCCCGCTTGAGGAAAACTCCGCCGGATTCCTCGGACGGCACCCGGCCCGCCCGGGACTCGCGCACCGATGCGCCATTCACCCGTTCTCGCTACGTTCTTCTCTGTCTTGCATTGGCGACCTTGGAACGGAGCGAAAGGCAGATCACTTTGGGCAGGCTGGCTGAAGAGATCCAAGGCTTCTTCAAAGCGGATCCCGAGCTGGAACAAGCTGGAATGATCTTCGACCTCCAGTCTGTGGATCAGCGGAGAAACCTGGTGCAGATTATTCGCTTTCTCCTCGAACACGGCGCCCTCCGCCGGATCCAGGGGGAAGAAGACGCGTTCCTTAAGAACGAGCGGAGCGACGCCCTCTACAACATCAATCGATCGGTGCTATCCGGAATGTTAGCAGTCCGCCGCGGGCCCTCGATGATTCAGAACATCGCCTTTCGGGAGAGGTTGGCTGCGATTGTGGAGGAACCTCTCCCGGAAACGGACGATGGACGAAACCGTCGTTTGCGGGTTCGCCTCATGCGTCGTCTCCTCGACGACCCGATCCTTTACTACGAGGACTTGGAGCCGGACGAGCGCGTCTACCTGGACAGCCAACGCGTATTCATCCTCCGCCACATCCACGCTGCTACCGGCATGGCCTCCGAAGTCCGCAAGGAGGGCATTGCCCTTCTCGACCAACGAGGAGACATGACCGATCTCGGACTTCCAGAAGAAGGAACCGACGGTCACCTCGCTTTGCTTGTCGCCGAGTTTCTGGCTAACATGCTTCGCCGGGATGAGAGCGCACTATGCGGAGTCGCCGTCTTGAGGGAGCACGTGGCCCAACTGATTGAAGTACACCGCAAACACTGGCGCAAGGACGTTACTGAGCCCGGCGCGGACAGGCTTCTCATGGAATCCACCATTGATCGCCTCGTCGCCCTCCGGCTCGTGAGACGGACGTCCGAAGCCATCAAGCCTTTGCCGGCAATAGCCCGCTTCGCCTTGGGAAATCTGTCGAAGCCAGAGACCGCCGAGGAAGAATCATCACCCCAATGA
- a CDS encoding gluconate 2-dehydrogenase subunit 3 family protein: MLDSAGVEVPIMARDIRIDRYAVFRAAWDQEFGINLQLALLDFSEGCGENHPGQHFATLDAAARTAFVGSLSKGALATWSIGRRNSNPVDDQKLLFGVLHKFVIGGMFGDPCYGGNYRGLGWFYSNFTPIP, from the coding sequence ATGCTCGATTCGGCAGGGGTGGAGGTTCCGATCATGGCCCGCGACATCCGGATTGACCGATACGCGGTATTCCGGGCCGCTTGGGATCAAGAGTTCGGGATCAACCTCCAGCTCGCCCTGCTAGACTTCAGCGAGGGGTGCGGGGAGAACCATCCAGGCCAACATTTCGCGACGCTGGATGCAGCCGCCCGGACAGCCTTTGTGGGCAGCCTCTCCAAAGGCGCGCTGGCGACATGGTCGATTGGCAGGCGGAATTCAAATCCTGTGGATGACCAGAAGCTCCTGTTCGGAGTGCTGCACAAGTTCGTGATCGGCGGTATGTTCGGCGACCCGTGCTACGGCGGGAATTACCGCGGCCTCGGTTGGTTCTACTCAAACTTTACTCCCATTCCCTGA
- a CDS encoding TIGR02680 family protein yields MNPPAPNTSIVLPNATSLRWQPVRGGLINLYRYDYQEFRYENGRLVLRGNNGTGKSRVLALQLPFLLDGEIIPQRFEPDGDPAKRMEWNLLMGGRYDDRQGYTWLEFGRIDENGQEHFQTIGCGLRAVQGKGIAQQWMFITRQRIGRDLFLLNESSQPLSKTKLEDSIADQGKVFGSGKIEEDRRDYRKAVDMAFFQLGSRYGSLLSLLIQLRQPQLTRKLEEKTLSDALNQSLPPLPESVLGDVADAFRSLENDRQELSDLIAARDGSEVFLVEYQRYIRIAARRRAEEVRKANSAYEATMRRLRELQGEKHENEEHLKTAGDHIDWLKGEKASADARLQTLQESPEMKSARELATARETASRAQSRAEDAERELDSRAATLAKEGERHASTIEQDRRAKQELSLSETNSEALAQTCGLAGHHRESRSAPDAGDARLKEHIAQHLKSALHIERRNQAISEAWQKVTIAQSNHNQASTELEEHLEHERAAIDARDVAITTLFQAYRDWAAGLRELEPTSLDTFEDEFIQWSETAEAESPLASAVKLAEQTAVSRLSRLHGDAQRALDEERRNLTEQESECQRLRDGREQPPPIPHTRNPDAREDRPGAPFWALCDFRPEITDDQKAGLEAAMEAAGLLDAWVTLDGEVIHPHQHDSFLSSRTNSPAPVGRSLDRFLKPDPLRKTPVVDAVIVGVLQQIGCDQDAGQAWVTTEGRWQLGPLHGSWSKPSAQYIGHASREAERQRRLREVEEQMLETQTRITAHDENISSIVSRQNAARGEADAAPTDGTVRGRVADIASAHRAVAAKRSRLAETESRLQKDRQLHLDSVALRNQEAADLSIGAWVERLTELREMLGEYRQSLTERRAAIDKQQSTSDQVAWAEDSLAKARQLSEQSEIRQRDAHQELLAAQSNLETLEESAGASAEAIMAKLEDAKLNQRKIADALEEHEKKKNGIATAIAIAESRIVETNSNLTEKSQARDVAITALIGFAETGQLRVAHHDLGGLTSGPWSSSRGVEIARQIDSLLSNVDYDDVAWRRNQSNIHQHFDTLQSSLRSHGYMPEGTLLNDVYVVSIPFQGKVCTIDELRDALIDIIRDRQELLDAREREVLENYLIDEVAESLHDLLHSALRWKEEANRELESRPMDTGMTLRFSWEPSADSPPALTEARKLLLGARGTWSPAERKAVGDFLQQQIRAVRAANDTGTWQDHLTLAFDYRKWHHFGVERKQDGAWKRLTKRTHGTGSGGEKAVALTVPQLAAAAAHYRSAHPLAPRLILLDEAFVGVDADMREKCFGMIAAFDLDVVITSENEWACYPTVPSIAIYQLSARPGIDAVYASRWVWNGRKRLRDETPDPSPLPPGASA; encoded by the coding sequence ATGAATCCACCCGCTCCAAACACCTCCATCGTGTTGCCGAATGCGACCAGTCTTCGCTGGCAGCCTGTTCGAGGCGGCCTCATCAACCTCTATCGTTACGACTACCAAGAGTTCCGATATGAGAACGGACGATTGGTACTAAGGGGCAACAACGGCACTGGAAAATCGCGAGTGCTCGCCCTCCAATTGCCCTTCCTGCTCGACGGAGAGATCATTCCACAGCGCTTCGAGCCCGATGGGGATCCCGCAAAGCGGATGGAGTGGAACCTTCTCATGGGCGGTAGATACGATGATAGGCAAGGATACACTTGGCTTGAGTTCGGTAGGATCGACGAAAACGGACAGGAGCACTTTCAAACCATAGGCTGCGGGCTTAGGGCCGTACAGGGGAAGGGAATCGCCCAGCAATGGATGTTCATCACCCGGCAGCGCATTGGACGGGATCTATTCCTTCTCAATGAGAGTTCGCAGCCCCTGAGCAAGACGAAGCTGGAGGACTCGATCGCGGATCAAGGCAAGGTGTTTGGCAGCGGAAAGATCGAGGAAGATAGGCGGGATTACCGCAAAGCCGTGGACATGGCCTTCTTCCAACTGGGTAGTCGTTACGGGTCCTTGCTCAGCTTGCTGATCCAGCTTCGCCAACCCCAATTGACCAGAAAGCTCGAAGAGAAGACTTTGTCGGATGCACTCAACCAATCGCTGCCGCCATTGCCGGAATCAGTGCTTGGCGATGTTGCAGACGCCTTCCGCTCACTCGAAAACGATCGTCAGGAGCTCAGCGATCTGATCGCCGCCAGGGATGGTTCGGAAGTATTTTTGGTCGAATACCAGCGCTACATCCGCATTGCTGCCCGGCGGCGTGCCGAGGAAGTGAGAAAGGCGAACTCCGCCTATGAAGCCACCATGCGCCGCCTTCGGGAACTTCAAGGCGAGAAGCACGAGAACGAAGAGCATCTGAAAACAGCGGGTGATCACATCGATTGGCTCAAAGGTGAGAAAGCCTCCGCAGATGCAAGGCTTCAAACCCTGCAGGAGAGCCCCGAAATGAAAAGCGCAAGGGAGCTGGCGACAGCGCGCGAAACCGCAAGCCGGGCACAAAGCCGGGCCGAAGATGCCGAGCGCGAGCTTGATTCGCGAGCCGCAACCCTTGCGAAGGAAGGAGAACGTCACGCCTCGACAATAGAGCAGGATCGCCGGGCAAAGCAGGAACTGTCTCTCAGCGAAACCAACAGCGAAGCACTCGCGCAAACATGCGGTTTGGCAGGACATCACCGCGAGAGCCGTTCGGCCCCCGATGCCGGAGACGCACGGCTTAAGGAACATATCGCCCAGCATTTGAAGTCAGCCCTCCATATTGAAAGGCGCAACCAGGCAATTTCTGAGGCTTGGCAAAAGGTAACCATCGCCCAGTCCAACCACAACCAGGCGAGCACCGAACTGGAAGAGCATCTGGAGCACGAAAGAGCCGCCATCGACGCCCGTGATGTGGCGATAACTACATTGTTCCAAGCATACCGCGACTGGGCGGCTGGCCTCCGAGAACTCGAACCAACTTCCCTCGACACCTTTGAGGATGAGTTCATCCAATGGAGCGAGACCGCCGAAGCAGAGAGTCCCTTGGCCAGCGCCGTAAAACTGGCCGAACAAACGGCCGTATCTCGCCTTAGCAGGCTTCACGGGGATGCCCAGCGAGCATTGGACGAGGAACGTAGGAATCTGACTGAACAGGAAAGCGAATGCCAACGTCTCCGGGATGGGAGGGAGCAGCCGCCGCCGATCCCACACACTCGGAATCCGGACGCCCGCGAGGACCGTCCCGGTGCGCCATTTTGGGCGCTGTGTGACTTCCGGCCTGAGATCACTGATGATCAAAAAGCCGGGCTGGAGGCGGCCATGGAAGCTGCCGGCCTGCTCGATGCCTGGGTTACGCTGGACGGGGAAGTGATTCATCCCCATCAGCACGACAGTTTCCTCTCTTCCCGAACGAATTCTCCTGCACCCGTCGGTCGCTCTCTGGATCGATTCCTGAAGCCGGATCCGTTGCGCAAGACTCCCGTTGTTGATGCGGTGATTGTGGGTGTGCTCCAGCAGATAGGCTGTGATCAAGACGCTGGCCAGGCATGGGTCACCACTGAGGGCCGTTGGCAACTTGGCCCCCTGCATGGATCTTGGAGCAAGCCCTCGGCTCAGTATATCGGGCATGCCTCGCGCGAAGCAGAACGCCAGCGACGACTTCGAGAGGTCGAGGAGCAGATGCTGGAGACTCAGACGCGGATCACCGCGCATGATGAAAACATCTCCTCAATCGTCTCTCGTCAAAATGCGGCGCGAGGAGAAGCGGACGCGGCACCAACTGATGGGACCGTCCGTGGTCGGGTTGCGGACATCGCATCAGCTCACAGGGCCGTCGCGGCCAAGCGGTCTCGCCTGGCGGAGACGGAATCTCGCCTCCAGAAAGACCGGCAACTGCACCTCGATTCCGTGGCGCTCCGCAATCAAGAGGCAGCCGACCTCTCGATCGGTGCTTGGGTCGAACGGTTGACCGAATTACGGGAGATGCTTGGCGAATATCGCCAGTCACTGACCGAAAGAAGGGCGGCGATCGACAAGCAGCAATCGACCAGCGATCAAGTGGCCTGGGCCGAGGATTCTTTGGCCAAGGCGCGCCAACTGAGCGAGCAAAGTGAGATCCGGCAGCGCGATGCTCACCAAGAGCTGCTGGCCGCCCAGTCGAACCTGGAGACTCTCGAGGAATCCGCCGGAGCGTCAGCTGAAGCAATCATGGCCAAGTTGGAGGATGCCAAGCTCAACCAGAGGAAGATTGCAGATGCCCTAGAAGAGCATGAAAAGAAGAAGAACGGCATAGCCACCGCAATCGCCATCGCCGAATCAAGAATCGTCGAGACCAATTCAAATCTGACTGAGAAGTCTCAAGCTCGTGATGTCGCTATCACGGCTCTCATTGGATTTGCCGAAACCGGCCAGCTCCGCGTCGCTCACCACGATCTGGGTGGCCTGACGTCTGGCCCTTGGTCCTCTTCCCGCGGTGTTGAGATCGCCCGCCAGATCGACTCCCTTCTTTCGAACGTGGACTACGACGACGTCGCTTGGAGGAGGAACCAGTCCAATATCCACCAACACTTCGATACGCTTCAATCCAGCCTTCGGTCCCACGGCTACATGCCGGAAGGCACGCTCTTGAACGATGTTTACGTGGTATCGATTCCGTTCCAGGGCAAAGTCTGCACGATTGACGAACTTCGAGACGCCCTCATCGACATCATTCGCGACCGCCAGGAACTTCTTGATGCGCGGGAGCGGGAGGTTCTTGAAAACTACCTGATCGATGAAGTCGCTGAGTCTCTCCACGATCTTCTGCACAGTGCTCTTCGCTGGAAAGAAGAAGCCAACAGGGAGTTGGAGTCGCGTCCCATGGACACCGGCATGACCCTGCGCTTTTCGTGGGAGCCATCAGCTGACAGCCCACCTGCCTTGACCGAGGCCCGGAAACTGTTGCTTGGAGCACGCGGGACGTGGTCGCCAGCAGAGCGAAAGGCGGTGGGAGACTTCCTCCAGCAACAGATCCGGGCTGTTCGTGCCGCCAACGATACGGGGACGTGGCAGGATCACCTCACCCTCGCATTTGACTATCGGAAGTGGCACCACTTCGGCGTCGAGCGCAAACAAGACGGCGCGTGGAAGCGACTGACAAAGCGAACCCATGGCACCGGGTCGGGTGGAGAGAAGGCAGTGGCACTCACGGTTCCCCAACTCGCAGCGGCCGCCGCTCATTACCGTAGCGCCCACCCCCTCGCTCCGCGCCTCATCCTCCTCGATGAGGCTTTTGTCGGGGTCGACGCCGACATGCGAGAAAAATGCTTTGGCATGATCGCGGCATTCGATCTGGACGTAGTAATCACAAGCGAAAACGAATGGGCCTGCTATCCGACCGTGCCCTCGATCGCCATTTACCAACTTTCCGCGCGGCCTGGAATTGACGCTGTGTATGCCTCACGCTGGGTCTGGAACGGTCGCAAAAGGCTTCGCGACGAAACTCCAGATCCGTCCCCTCTCCCACCCGGTGCCTCAGCATGA
- a CDS encoding GMC oxidoreductase produces MSSVPYDAIVIGSGAAGACTAYSMVMKGMKVLCLEKGPWLELPDFFEGGLYGKRFASFGRGDELLFKEKEILMPPLKKERRYMSYEGSPLERTEFGWQSQMVGGGTVHYGGASFRAKPVDMLMKSTFGSRGDLNTGLGTEACADLRDWPISFEELEPWYSFAEKLIGIAGAPNSGLPPLRFNKAAALISDALKKNPALGAEVIPTPMAINSSRHDGRSPCHHSGLCQDFACRFEAKSDMRVTTLRHALKTGNLQIQPGTFVRKINHSNGRVVSVDCISGTLDPVEKTLPCPLLVVACECIESVRLLLASNAGNQDVLGNYFMVHTTGGGRSKAPIPTTTWDTAPHTAYIDSFYDASEEGPSGFLKAGILLVSSASGPVFEVGSKKLFGDQAKVFLNDVFPFKMDLSFIGDGLATRQNRIGIRPDELDRFGMPATTIHYAPHPMDMNAARWIRDKAMDIMEAAGGITERKGASEAIKPFLKKDPTMKQLYHASGGARAGDDPNENVLDRDGKVHGLENLYVTDSSYFPSGLGVNPTLTIQANAFRIGDLLGN; encoded by the coding sequence ATGAGTTCCGTCCCGTATGATGCAATTGTGATCGGCTCCGGTGCTGCAGGCGCATGCACGGCCTATTCGATGGTGATGAAGGGCATGAAGGTTCTGTGCCTTGAGAAGGGACCTTGGCTGGAGCTGCCGGATTTCTTTGAGGGCGGCCTCTACGGAAAGAGGTTCGCGAGTTTCGGCCGGGGGGATGAACTTCTCTTCAAGGAGAAGGAGATCCTGATGCCCCCGTTGAAGAAGGAGCGGCGCTACATGAGCTACGAGGGCAGCCCGCTGGAGAGGACCGAGTTTGGATGGCAGTCGCAGATGGTTGGCGGAGGAACCGTGCACTACGGCGGTGCTTCCTTCCGGGCTAAACCGGTCGATATGCTGATGAAGAGCACATTCGGTTCGCGAGGGGATCTGAATACCGGGCTTGGAACTGAAGCGTGCGCCGACCTGCGGGACTGGCCGATTTCCTTCGAGGAGTTGGAGCCATGGTATTCGTTTGCCGAGAAGCTGATCGGCATTGCGGGAGCCCCCAACTCGGGACTGCCGCCGTTGCGGTTCAACAAGGCCGCGGCCCTAATTTCGGATGCGTTGAAGAAGAATCCGGCGCTCGGTGCCGAGGTCATACCGACGCCGATGGCGATCAACAGCAGCCGCCATGATGGCCGCAGTCCTTGCCATCATAGCGGCTTGTGTCAGGACTTCGCCTGCCGGTTTGAGGCGAAGTCGGACATGCGCGTCACGACCCTCAGGCACGCACTGAAGACAGGAAACCTCCAGATCCAGCCCGGAACCTTCGTGCGGAAGATCAACCATAGCAATGGACGGGTTGTTTCCGTGGATTGCATTTCCGGAACGTTGGATCCCGTCGAGAAGACGCTTCCGTGTCCACTTCTTGTAGTGGCCTGTGAGTGCATCGAATCGGTGCGCCTGCTCCTCGCCTCAAACGCAGGGAACCAAGACGTGCTGGGAAATTACTTCATGGTCCACACCACCGGGGGCGGCAGGAGCAAGGCTCCCATTCCGACTACGACCTGGGACACCGCGCCCCACACTGCCTACATCGATAGCTTCTACGATGCGAGCGAAGAGGGGCCATCGGGATTCCTCAAGGCGGGAATCCTTCTGGTTTCGAGCGCGTCGGGGCCGGTCTTCGAGGTCGGTTCGAAGAAGCTGTTCGGCGATCAGGCCAAGGTCTTTCTGAATGATGTTTTCCCGTTCAAGATGGATCTCAGCTTCATCGGGGACGGTCTGGCTACACGGCAGAACAGGATTGGAATCCGCCCTGATGAACTTGACCGGTTTGGGATGCCGGCGACAACGATCCACTATGCGCCGCACCCGATGGACATGAACGCGGCGCGCTGGATACGGGACAAGGCCATGGACATCATGGAGGCCGCCGGCGGGATCACCGAGCGAAAAGGCGCGTCGGAAGCCATCAAGCCCTTCCTCAAAAAGGACCCGACCATGAAGCAGCTCTATCACGCCTCGGGCGGGGCTCGTGCGGGCGACGACCCGAACGAGAATGTGCTCGACCGCGACGGGAAAGTTCACGGGCTCGAGAACCTCTACGTAACGGACTCCTCCTATTTCCCTTCAGGACTAGGAGTGAATCCGACACTTACGATTCAAGCCAATGCTTTCCGGATTGGAGATCTGCTAGGGAACTAG
- a CDS encoding SRPBCC family protein: MSEDPKTTTGTVRFHRVLRAKPERVYRAFLDPDAMAKWLPPHGFTGKVHHMDAKVGGTYRMSFTNFNTGSSHAFGGRYLELDPYKRIRYDDQFEDPNLPGTMITTVELREVFCGVEINIVQEGIPAVIPLEACYLGWQESLQLLAKLTEPEIPDHG, from the coding sequence ATGTCCGAAGACCCTAAAACAACCACTGGAACTGTCCGCTTTCACCGGGTGCTGCGCGCCAAGCCGGAGCGAGTCTACCGCGCCTTCCTTGATCCCGATGCGATGGCCAAGTGGCTGCCGCCGCACGGCTTCACTGGCAAAGTCCACCACATGGACGCGAAGGTCGGCGGCACCTACCGGATGTCCTTTACCAACTTCAATACGGGCAGCAGCCACGCCTTCGGGGGCCGCTACTTGGAACTCGACCCTTACAAGAGAATCCGCTACGACGACCAGTTCGAGGATCCGAATCTCCCGGGTACCATGATCACCACCGTGGAATTGCGCGAGGTCTTCTGCGGTGTGGAAATCAATATTGTCCAAGAAGGCATCCCGGCGGTGATCCCCCTCGAGGCCTGCTACTTGGGCTGGCAGGAATCCCTACAACTGTTAGCAAAGTTGACCGAGCCGGAGATCCCGGATCACGGCTAA
- a CDS encoding TIGR02679 family protein: MSSDPLRIQETLGRPELNRLILRLRRRLESGRSLSGPLTLTSCSPSERDALNRLLRRAPSTATSITIQLESLELNLRNAGVCASLANAVEALGGPVKDKRTERIKEEEAWENLFSDAIGSAGERPELMTWLAELKTLGLLRRHDPAVARQLLEQSFKVISRLPAHGTTLAELAASVFGDAHALDQGKTVSNLLLRAVASMGNVEAWDDSEGRRDAWASVGVLLDELSAPVAVLNLRARGADTTSRALNIHADAGEPQFLTIRQLVRTPPTFESSTPYAYVFENKNVLAAAADRLGEKTPPLIATDGQPKTALHVLLRQLKSAGFLVRYHGDFDWPGIRIANAMRSRHGVDIWRMTADDYLRSAAGELQLRGLPADAEWDPALRPAMEASGIAMHEEQQLDEILAALSMHPS; this comes from the coding sequence ATGAGTAGCGATCCTCTTCGCATTCAGGAAACCTTGGGACGACCGGAACTGAACCGGCTTATACTGCGTCTCCGACGCAGACTCGAGTCGGGCCGATCGCTCTCCGGACCGCTTACGCTTACCTCCTGCAGTCCCTCGGAGCGTGACGCACTTAATCGACTTTTAAGGCGGGCACCAAGTACGGCCACTTCCATCACCATTCAGCTTGAGTCCCTTGAATTGAACCTGAGGAACGCCGGTGTCTGCGCATCACTCGCCAATGCAGTCGAGGCTTTGGGAGGACCTGTAAAAGACAAAAGGACGGAGCGTATCAAAGAGGAGGAAGCGTGGGAGAATCTCTTTTCGGATGCAATTGGCTCAGCGGGTGAAAGGCCCGAGCTAATGACGTGGCTGGCAGAGTTGAAGACGCTTGGCCTGCTTCGCCGGCATGATCCCGCAGTCGCCCGCCAGCTCCTTGAACAGTCCTTCAAAGTGATTTCGCGGTTGCCTGCCCACGGCACCACATTGGCGGAACTCGCAGCTTCTGTCTTTGGCGACGCCCACGCACTAGATCAAGGAAAGACGGTATCAAACCTGCTGCTCCGCGCCGTTGCTTCCATGGGAAATGTCGAAGCATGGGACGACAGCGAGGGGCGACGCGATGCCTGGGCATCGGTCGGAGTATTGCTAGATGAACTCAGCGCGCCTGTGGCCGTTCTCAATCTGAGGGCTCGCGGGGCAGACACTACCAGTCGAGCGCTAAACATCCATGCCGATGCCGGTGAACCCCAATTCCTAACGATTCGCCAACTCGTCAGGACCCCACCTACATTCGAATCGTCCACACCCTACGCCTACGTCTTCGAGAACAAGAACGTCCTCGCAGCAGCAGCCGATCGACTCGGAGAAAAAACTCCACCCTTGATAGCGACCGATGGCCAACCAAAGACCGCCCTCCACGTTCTCCTCCGGCAGCTGAAATCCGCGGGGTTTCTAGTCCGCTACCACGGCGATTTCGACTGGCCCGGTATCCGCATTGCGAACGCGATGCGGTCACGCCACGGTGTGGACATCTGGAGAATGACTGCCGATGATTATCTCCGCTCCGCTGCCGGTGAACTGCAGCTTCGCGGCCTGCCAGCCGACGCGGAATGGGACCCAGCGCTTCGCCCCGCAATGGAGGCATCGGGAATTGCAATGCACGAAGAGCAGCAGCTGGACGAGATCCTTGCCGCACTCTCAATGCATCCCTCTTGA
- a CDS encoding TIGR02677 family protein, which translates to MPSSDGQSHDFQVFCHLTAEKSALYRRILEAFVNAKASFVLHLRPGDVRSALGETSADSEEDFEPELAKLCEWGNLEANRDHADVTTAEDFYRPRFLYQLTSAGEAAEESLRVFHEMLVQPGELQTTTLKEIREQLTELAVLTSASELDEGRIILTLRNLTDRFEQLTHRAQIFLRALQRTIDLQGTTIERFLEYKQHLIDHLERFIGELVIATHEIAEDLRSIEDSGSDRLIEIAALRDAADALEHQRIQRLEECRRLWQARWSGFRGWFLGGPHSQSQAEMLRTRARSAIPALLGTVARINDRRLSRSDRVADLQTLARWFAQAPSEEDAHRLWRSAFSLAPARHLKVDAETLDLREQEPVSSQTSWLEAPPVEITPRIRQYGRHEAKGPARRVVDRSAEKELLARLVKEEAEQIAKAQKRLAQGRRMRLSELGALDQPEEFRLLLDLLGKALAAKRRDGDSVSASSSDGALQIHLEPANDGQFVTLVTSGGNFTGLDHHVTITQDST; encoded by the coding sequence ATGCCATCCTCGGACGGGCAATCCCACGACTTCCAGGTATTCTGTCATCTCACGGCAGAGAAGTCGGCCCTGTACCGACGGATCTTGGAGGCCTTCGTCAATGCCAAGGCGTCGTTTGTACTGCACCTCCGCCCGGGAGACGTTAGATCCGCGCTCGGTGAGACCTCGGCAGACTCGGAGGAGGATTTCGAGCCAGAGCTGGCGAAACTGTGCGAATGGGGAAATTTGGAAGCGAACCGCGACCACGCCGATGTGACCACCGCAGAAGACTTCTATCGGCCTCGCTTTCTCTATCAATTGACGTCCGCAGGTGAAGCAGCCGAAGAGTCACTCCGGGTTTTCCACGAGATGCTCGTCCAACCGGGCGAGCTCCAGACCACTACACTCAAGGAGATCCGCGAGCAACTGACCGAACTTGCCGTGCTTACTTCGGCGTCCGAGCTCGATGAAGGGCGAATTATCCTCACCTTGCGGAATCTGACCGACCGCTTCGAACAGCTGACGCATCGTGCCCAGATTTTCCTGCGAGCACTACAGCGAACCATCGATCTTCAAGGTACGACGATCGAAAGGTTCCTCGAATACAAGCAGCACCTCATCGACCACTTGGAGCGTTTCATCGGCGAACTGGTGATAGCCACCCACGAGATTGCAGAGGACCTCCGCAGTATCGAAGATTCAGGGTCCGACCGGCTGATAGAGATCGCCGCGCTTCGCGACGCCGCTGACGCATTGGAGCATCAGAGAATACAACGCTTGGAGGAGTGCCGGCGACTCTGGCAGGCTAGGTGGTCGGGATTCCGCGGCTGGTTCCTAGGAGGACCTCATAGCCAATCCCAAGCCGAAATGCTGCGAACACGGGCTCGCTCAGCGATTCCAGCATTGCTTGGTACCGTGGCTCGGATCAATGACAGACGACTTTCCAGGAGCGACCGGGTTGCGGATTTGCAGACGCTAGCCCGGTGGTTTGCGCAAGCACCCTCGGAGGAAGACGCGCACCGCCTTTGGCGCTCTGCCTTCTCCCTAGCTCCAGCACGCCACCTGAAGGTTGATGCAGAGACCTTGGACCTGCGGGAACAGGAGCCCGTATCTTCACAAACCAGTTGGTTGGAAGCGCCCCCCGTCGAGATCACACCCCGAATCCGCCAATACGGACGTCATGAGGCGAAGGGGCCGGCACGGCGCGTTGTTGATCGGTCAGCGGAAAAGGAGTTGCTAGCGCGCTTGGTGAAGGAGGAAGCCGAACAAATTGCTAAAGCACAGAAGCGCTTGGCGCAGGGGCGCAGGATGCGGCTATCCGAATTGGGCGCTCTTGATCAACCTGAGGAATTCCGGCTCTTGCTTGACCTGCTAGGCAAGGCTTTAGCCGCAAAGCGGCGCGACGGGGATTCCGTCTCTGCCTCATCTAGCGACGGAGCCCTCCAAATTCATTTGGAGCCGGCAAACGACGGGCAATTCGTCACGCTAGTGACTTCCGGGGGAAACTTCACCGGCTTGGACCATCACGTCACCATAACCCAAGACTCGACTTGA